The genomic window TATCGCCAATGCGCACGGGTTTTTCAAACAGAATAATCAGACCCGAGATAAAGTTGGCAAAAATCTCCTGCAAACCAAAACCTAGACCGAGTGATAATGCGGCAATTAACCACTGCAGTTTGGACCATTCCATCCCAAGGTTTGAAAAGCCAATCAATAGGCCTAAAAAGACCACTAAATAGCGGCTGACCGTGGTAATCGCAAATCCGGTGCCGGGCGTAAGGTCGAGCCGTTGGAGGATCATCAGCTCTAATAATCCGGGAAGATTGGTCGCTATCATCAATGAAAACCCTACAATGATTAATCCAAACATCAGGGATTTCATGGTGATAGGTAACTGTTGTTCTAAACCATTAATGCTAGTGTTAGTGGTCCACAGGGTGATGCCATCGAGGAAGGAAAACAGTGCCGTGTGGGTTTGAGTCCAGAGGCCAATCAAGCTGGCTAAAAATGCGAGCAGCAACAGTGAGCGGACTAAGCCTAGGGACTGGCTCGAAATAGTTTCGAGGTCGACAACGGGTTCCTCGTAGGTGTCTAGGCCATCATTGGATGGATGGTGTGTTTCCCCTTTTTCCCGTTGGGCTAGTCGTTCGGCACGTTTGGCCTTAGCACGGTCGAAGGCGATACGCCGGCGTTCGATCAACATCCAACGTTTAATGAGTTGATATAGCAGTAAAAAGCCTAGGCCTAATATTAACGACAGTTGCAGCTGTAGCAGCATCTGGAAGGCGGTAAAGTAGTAGCCTCTGAAGGCAAGTCCAGCACTCAGTAGCGGCACCGAAATCAATAGGGCCCAGAGCATTTTTTGCAGCAGCTTCTTATTCTTACCGTCTTTTTGACTATCGATATTTTGACGGCTCAGGATGAGAATGTCCTTGTAGAGCAAGAACAACATAATACAAAAGAGGATAAATGCGCCTCGGCCTATGCTGTTACGCACTAAAGAGGCGTCTAATACTTCGGTAAACCCCATTAATCCCAATAGGGGGCTCACGACTAACACAAAGTGCTTCAGCCGAAATTGGCCCGCTTGGATAAGTTTTGAGGGGCGCTTAAAGTGTCCAACCAAAACGCCCTTATTGAGGGCCAAGATAAAAATCAAACGATACAATAAATACACTAGGCCAATGGCCAAAATCCCCATCCCCACGGCCTGCACGAAGTTGCGGTCGGATTGGTAGAAAATCCACCCGGCAATGACCACAGGCAGAGGTTTGATTAAGGCATAACCAATGCTGCAAATAAGTGCTTTTAGGGTGTAAATAAACTTATCTTGGGTCACGTTACCCACATAGGTAGCGTAATGGGTGAGTAGCCGATTAAATTTAGGTGTCACGAGATCTTGGATAACGAGACACAGCACCAGCAGAATGATCCACCATGACCAATAGTCGTTTTGCTCTTGCCAGGCTTCATTGAGTTGTTCCCACTGCGCTTGTTGCACTAACCATAGGGTGCTGCGCTGGACATCTGTCAGCCATAATTTATTGATACTGGCCGCATTAGGCACCCAGAATAAATGTTCGTTAAGGGTATTTTTAAGTGTGAGGTTTTGCTGGCTAAGCTGTTGATAATTTACCTTAAGTTTGCCAAGTTCACTCAGGTATTGATCATAACCTTGCATTAACTGTGTGAGCAGCACTTGCTGGGAGTTAAGCAGCTTAATTTGTGCATCAGTGTAGTGGCTTGGCTGCTCTAATTCCTGTTCATTAAGCGCTTGCTGTTGCTCAAGGTGATATCTGTCTAAGCGCGCATCGGCGATAAGCGTTTGCAGTTTTTCGTGGTTGGGTGGCTTAGGCAGTGATTGCAGCATTTGCAAGAAGCGTTCACCGAAGGCGGAATTCATTTTTACCCAAGTAATTTGTTCTTGAATATTCGCCAGTTGCTTAGCTTGGGATTGATATTGGATCTCGGCTTGTTCCTGCTGCTCAATCACATTGTTGATTTGCAAGGTTAAGGTTTGCAGTTTTTGGCCATAGATCTGGTTGGTATCGATAATATTGCGCGTCACAGGATCGACGGCTTTATCCGTCGCAACCAGATTTTTGGCTAAGGTTGCATCGGTTTGCTGTTGGCGCTGTTTATTCATGGCCTTGTTGATGGCTTCAATCAAGGCTTCCTGTTGGATCAACTGCTGCCGTACTAACTGCAATTGTAATTGGGTCAGTTCGATACGCTTTTGGCTGCTGGCGAGTTCCGCTTCATTGGTCGTTAGGGTCTGTTCTAGGAAGATCCGCTGGGTTTGCTGCAATTCCCCCGTTGGGGTATCTAAGGGCGCAAGCTCAGACTTCTTGCTTTGCAGCACATTCTGCCTTGCCGTGGCAATTACAGAGGGTAAAAGATTATGGCGCTGCAATAACTCATTGACTTGATTGCCTAAGGTAGACTCACTTTCCTTTAATTCCGACAAGCGTAAATAGGCCATCGATGCCTGTTGGCTGAGATCTGTGCCTTTTTTCAGTTTAAGTTGTACTGCTGCTTCTTTGAGATCTTGATTAATGGTCTTTTTATTTTTTTCAAAATCCAGTTGAGCCTGCTGGAAACTTGCCGCCTCCGCCGCCAGTCTATCGATGTTGTTTTTTAGCTCAGCAATTTGTTCATCAATGCTAATGGCTTGTTGCTGATTTTGGTTGTTTAAACCAAGACGTTTATCCAACTGCAAGGGCGAATTGGCTAAGGAGTGGAAAGAGAAAAAAGCAATAACGAACAATAAAATACGTAGCATATCGACTAAAAACAACTCGGGGAAAATGGCGCACTCATCTTAGCCAACTTAGGCTGAGATTGGTATGTTTCAGTGCTTCTTTTTTTGCCGCTGTGATTGATGCGACTGGTGGGTTTCAAAAATTGCCGTGGCAACGATTATCGTGCCGCCAATCAGGGTTGTGAGACTCAATTCTTCACCCAAAATCACCAGCGCCAGCATGGCACCATAAAAGGGTTGTAAACAGGAGACGAGCCCGACGGTTTTTGCACTTAAGTGCCGCAGTGCCGAGGTAAACAATGCGTGGGGTGCCGCGGTAAATACCACACCAAGCAGGATAATTAATCCCCAGACATCTAATGGAATACTGTTAAGGTCGGCCTCATGCCAAGGCAACAAAAAAACCACGGCTACTAAGGTCTGGTAAAACATCGCATGGGGGCCAGAGTATTGGGTAAAGTAGCGTTTTTGCAGCAAATTTCGGGCGGTAAATAACATGGCCGAGAGAATGCCGATAGCGATCCCTAGGGTGGTATCATTGCCAAGATTGGCCTCGGGGATCAATAAAATCACCCCGATGAGCACTAATACGCCGCTAGCAATATCCTGGGGTTTGATTTTATGCCCCGTTAGCAGAGGCTCGGCAATCACTGTCATCACAGGATAGGTAAAAAAGGCAATCATGCCTATGGCAACGGAGGAGAGCTGCATAGCGGCAAAATAGGTGACCCAATGCAGGCTCACAATTACGCCTAAACCGATAGCAACCAGATAATCTTGTTTGCTCGCCAAGGTTAAGTGCTGACGGCGAAATTTTACCAATAGGCCTAAAACCACGGAGGCGACGCAGCAGCGCAAGAGGGTGATATCGAGTGCACTTAAGGGTATGAGTTTTGAGAACAATGCTGTGCCGCCAAACATCAGCACAGCAAGATGTAACTCGATTAATCCTGAGGATTTAGCAGCACTCACATTCGATGCACTCAAAAACGCTTAGTCCGCTGATTTTACACCGTTAAGATTGGCAAAGGCTTGGCCCATACGGGTTACCGCCTCGGCTTCAACCCCTTCGGCAAAGGTGTCAATCGCGTCTTTAGCAAATAGCATCACCACAGTACTGCCCAATTTAAAGCGGCCCATTTCATCGCCCTTATCTAAGGTGATGGCATCTGGCCCCACAGTGGGGTATTCCCAAGTGAACACTTGCTTACCTGTAGGTGGTGTGATGGTGCCGGCCCAGACGGTTTCAATGCTGGCAACGATAGTCGCGCCAACTAACACCATAGCCAGGGGGCCTAGCTCGGTTTCAAAAATCGCCACCACACGTTCGTTACGGGCGAAAAGGCCGGGAACGTGTCTTGCGGTTAATGGATTGACCGAAAATAGCTCGCCGGGCACATAGGTCATCTTCGATAAAGTGCCTTTAATTGGCATATGGATACGGTGGTAATCCTTAGGCGCTAAGTAGATAGTCGCGAAATCACCGCCTTCGAAGCGCTTGGCATCTTCGGCTTGATCGCCCAATAAGGTGAGCGAAGAGTAGTGGTGGCCCTTAGCCTGGAAAATACGCCCATCTTTGATTGGCCCCAGTTGGCTAACCGCGCCGTCCACCGGATGCACCATAATTTGGGGATTTGGGTTGATGGGGCGGATCCCTGGTTTTAAGGCTCGGGTAAAAAAGTCATTGAAGCTGGTGTAAGCCTCAGGTTCGCTCTGGGCCGCTTCGCTCATATCAATTTTATATTGCTTGATAAACCACTTGATGGCGGCTGTGGTCAAGGCGCCAGCTTGCGCGGCGGCGAGCTTACCCACTAAACGTGATAATAGGTGTTTTGGCAGCATGTACTGCAGGGCAATTTTGACTTTATCCAATTTTAATTCCTTTTCTTACCGCTCAATCTGTGCTGAGACCGTTGTTATTCATCAATAAGTTGTTATTCATCCGCCGCGGCGCGGAAATGTCGCGCATGGCGTTGCTCATCTAGGCTGGCAATAATGCGGTGGTAATTGTTGAAGCGATCTTCACTAATTTTACCTTCATTAACAGCGGCTTTTAATGCGCAACCTGGGTCATCACCGTGCTTGCAGTCGCGGAATTTACAGCCACCTAAAAAGTCACGGAATTCGATAAAGCACCAGCCTACACGCTGTGCGGGTAAGTGCCACAGGGCAAATTCACGTACGCCGGGGGAGTCAATCAAATCGCCGCCACTGGGCAAATGCAATAGCTTGGCCGTGGTCGTCGTGTGCTGACCTAAACCCGAGTTATCGGAAACATCACCCACTAAGAGATCCGCATCCGGCAATAGCGCATTGATGATAGAAGATTTACCTACACCAGACTGACCCGCAAATACGCTGACTTTATCCTTAAGTAAGCCCTTGATGGTATCGATACCTTCGCCTAACTTGCTGCTGACCTTATAAACCGGATAGCCAATATCTTTATAGCGCTGTAGCGCTTCATCTATTGCCAGGGCTTCATCTGGGTTGAGTAAGTCAATTTTATTCAAAACGATGATAGGCGGAATGTCGGTATCTTCGGCGGCGACTAGGTAGCGGTCGATAATTTGGGTGGTAAAGCTGGGTAATACCGAGGACACAATTAAAATCTGGTCGATATTCGAGGCGATAATCTTAACGCCATCGTATAAATCTGGGCGTGTTAGCGAAGAGCGTCTAGGGTGAACGGCTTCAACGATACCCGCGATACCGCTGTTGGCTTGGCTCTCAATGGCTAAACGCACAACGACCTTGTCGCCAGTGACTAAACTATTAATGGTTCGGCGAATATTGCAACGTACTATCTGGCCGTCTTCGGTTTCGATATCGGCATGTTGGCCAAAACGGGAAATCACAGTGCCGCTCTGTTCGGCTCCGAGTGAACTATCCTGTAACTCTGGCGTGTTTTTTTCGCCGTTGTCACGATTGAGTCGTTTCTCGTGATTGGCACGCATACGGCGTAATTGACCTTGGCTTAGGGGTTTCTTTTTACTCACTGATTCTTCTTCGTCAATTAGGTGATTTTTTGTGTTGGAAAAAAGCAGTATGATACACGCTCTTGAATAAAAATGCCTGAATTTAGGCTAACTGACACAATAAGGCAGATTTATGGCGGCAGATGCAAATAATCTCATTTGGATTGACCTAGAGATGACGGGACTAGAGCCCGATGTAGACAGGATCATTGAAATTGCCACATTAGTAACGGACCAAGAACTCAATATTATCGGTCAAGGCCCTGTGATCGCCATTCATCAGTCGGATGACGTACTGGCGGCCATGGATGATTGGAATCAAAAACACCATGGCGAATCTGGGCTGATTGACCGTGTGCGTGCAAGCCAAGATAACGAAGCACAAGCCATTGCTAAGACGATTGCTTTTTTAGAGCAATATGTGCCTAAAGGCGCTTCCCCTATGTGTGGCAACAGTGTTGGCCAAGATAGGCGCTTCTTAAATCGTTATATGCGTGAATTGGAGGATTACTTCCATTATCGCAACCTTGATGTCAGTACGATAAAAGAGCTAGTGAGACGCTGGAGCCCTGAGACTATGGCGGGTTTTAAGAAGCAAGGAACCCACCAAGCACTGCAGGACATTCAAGAATCGATCGCTGAATTACAATATTATCGCAGCAAAGTATTTAAAATTTGACCGATCAGCAGATAAATCTGCAAGAAGGGGTTGCAGCCGCATGAATTTTTCATATAATGCGGCCTCAACTTTTTGATGCGGACATGAAGCGCCGAACATATAAGTGATTGCGACATTAGCTCAGTTGGCAAGGGTTGAAAGACGATACCTTTGTTAATGTTGAAGGTTGAAGGCAAATGTAGCAGCGATACAAAAGGCGACATTAGCTCAGTTGGTAGAGCGATACCTTGCCAAGGTATAGGTCATCGGTTCGAACCCGATATGTCGCTCCAAATACAATTTTAGTGATTTACCAAGTCATTAAATACAAAATTATGCGACATTAGCTCAGTTGGTAGAGCGATACCTTGCCAAGGTATAGGTCATCGGTTCGAACCCGATATGTCGCTCCAAATTATGCGACATTAGCTCAGTTGGTAGAGCGATACCTTGCCAAGGTATAGGTCATCGGTTCGAACCCGATATGTCGCTCCAAATTCCAATCTTTAAATGTCAATCCAACATTAGCTCAGTTGCGCTCTTAATATGGCGATACCTTTTTTTTCCAAGGTATAGGTCATCGGTTAGAACCGCTCTTGATTAAAATCACGTCGCTCCAATTTCAAACTATTCTAGCCTTTAACTGTAAATGCGACATTAGCTCAGTTGAGTTCTTAGTGTGGCGATACCTTTGTGATTGTTAAATTAGTCAAGGTATAGGTCATCGGTTCGAACCGCTTTTGATTAAAATCACGTCGCTCTAAATTTCAAACTATTCCATCCTTTAGCTGTAAATGCGACATTAGCTCAGTTGCTGTTTTCGGCTATGTTTTTCATTTTGTGATAATTAAAACAGCTAGGCTAATGCGTGATCTGCGCCTTGTTTCTTCAAGAATGCCTAAATTAGATGGCGTTGCGAAAGTTAAATTATGACCTTGTTCAAATATTCTTAGCACTTTTACTCACATAATGAACACAGACAAAGTTAATAGCGCCAAGTTGTTGGCCTGACAGTGGAGTGCATTATATGCGTATTCAACAATTGCGTGATCTACTCGAGTATGTGGCAAATTGTCGCTTAGATATGGCGCAACTCTATGGCCGGCTCATGAATCAAGCCGATTCGGCTCGAGTGAAAATGATGTTGGAATATTTTGAGTCCCATCAAAAAAAGGTGGCGGAGAACCTGCGTGATTATATGGACGATGCTCCTCACCGCATCCTAGATACTTGGTATAAAGACTTTGTATTTGAAGACTTTACCAAGCGCTGCCAAGACACAATGTTGCCCGCAAATATGAATGAAGAAGATGTGCTTAATTTGCATCTCGACTTGGAAAATCGCCTCATTGGCCTATTGGAGAAAACCGTTAATTCGACTACGGCAGAGGATGCCCGTAGCGCATTGGCCGACTTAATCCGGGTGGAGAAAACGCAGCAACAACGCTTAGTCCATAGCACAATTCGGATGGATGATATCTAGCTCAAACTGCCATTCCCTATAACAAAGCCAGCTGATTGCTGGTTTTGTTGTTTCTATCGCGGCTTTTTTATTGCCATCCCGTGGATATTTTCGCTCAGCAACTGATTTACGTCATAATTTGGCGGAGCGGTTTTTGCTACTTTCTTGATCTAATGAACGGTGTTTAATCCTTTATCAGTAAGACGATTGAATCAATGCGTTCAATGGGTTGAGTGATGAAGCGAGATATTTATTCTTTGGTGGCGCAGGAGCTTATCTATGGCACAAGATTTATCAAGATTACCCACGGCGCTTTATACCCAGCAGCAAATTAGGGAAGCTGAGTTGCTCGCAGTGACTGAGGGTGAGTCGACATTTTATGGCTTGGTCGAGCGGGCGGGTCGTGCTGCTTTTGAATGTTTGGTTAAACATTGTGCCGAGCGGGGCGGTATTCAATCTAAAACAGTCTCAATCCTCGTTGGCAGCGGTAATAATGGTGCCGATGCCTTAGTCTGTGCTCGGCTTTTGCTTGAGGCGGGGATCTCGGTTTGTGTCATGTTGCTCAAAACTACTGGCAGCGACGAGTTTGAACAGGCATTAACGGCTTACCTTAATCAAGGTGGTACGGCTCAATCCATTAAAACTGAAGATATTCTACAGGCAGAGATCATAGTTGATGGTCTGCTTGGGACTGGCGTGCAGGGCAGTGTACGGGAGGAAACGGCAGAGTTGATCCACGCCGTTAACCAAAGTACTGCCTGGGTATTGAGCCTAGATCTCCCGTCGGGAATTATTGCCGATACGGGGACTGTTGCGGGGGTTGCTGTTATGGCCGATGTGACCCTATGTTTTGGCGGTATAAAACAGGGGTTACTCACCAGCAAGGCGCGGCACTATAGCGGTTTTATTGAATTTGCCGATCTAGGTTTAACGCCATTCTTTAGAGATTGCAACGCCTTACGTGTTGGCAGAGAAATGCTAAAAGGCTATTTTGCCGCCCGTGCGAGGGATAGTCATAAGGGGCAATCGGGCAAAGTGACTCTGATTGGTGGTGATATCGGTATGGCTGGGGCTATACGTCTTGCCAGTGAAGCCTGTTTACGTGCAGGAGCTGGGTTGGTCACAGTGATAAGTCGCCCCGAACATCAACTAACAGTCAATGTTTCCCGTCCTGAATTGATGTTTTGGGGCTGCGATCTCGTGGATATGGAGGTGTATCTGCGTCTTGGTTGGGCTCAAGTTATAGTGCTTGGGCCTGGGCTGGGTAAACATGATTGGGGTTATAACTTATTTAAAGCGGTGGGCCTGAGTGATAAACCCTGTGTATTAGATGCCGATGCATTGAATCTGCTCAGTAATGAACCTCGCAGGCAAACAAATTGGGTGTTAACGCCCCATCCAGGGGAAGCCGCCCGTTTATTGGGGTGCTCTGTCGCTGATATTGAGCAGGACAGATTTGCCGCCGTGCGCGCAATGCAGCAGAAGTATGGCGGTGTAGTGCTTTTAAAGGGCGCGGGTACTGTGATTTTCGACGGTAAGCAAATGGTTGTCGCACCTGTGGGTAACCCTGGGCTTGCCAGTGGTGGGTGTGGGGATGTGTTATCTGGTATTATAGGTGCGCTCATGGCACAGGGAATGGATAATATGCAGGCAACCGTCGTTGGGGTGGTTGTCCATGGCTGCGCTGCGGATCTTGCCGCAGTACAAG from Shewanella putrefaciens includes these protein-coding regions:
- a CDS encoding mechanosensitive ion channel domain-containing protein → MLRILLFVIAFFSFHSLANSPLQLDKRLGLNNQNQQQAISIDEQIAELKNNIDRLAAEAASFQQAQLDFEKNKKTINQDLKEAAVQLKLKKGTDLSQQASMAYLRLSELKESESTLGNQVNELLQRHNLLPSVIATARQNVLQSKKSELAPLDTPTGELQQTQRIFLEQTLTTNEAELASSQKRIELTQLQLQLVRQQLIQQEALIEAINKAMNKQRQQQTDATLAKNLVATDKAVDPVTRNIIDTNQIYGQKLQTLTLQINNVIEQQEQAEIQYQSQAKQLANIQEQITWVKMNSAFGERFLQMLQSLPKPPNHEKLQTLIADARLDRYHLEQQQALNEQELEQPSHYTDAQIKLLNSQQVLLTQLMQGYDQYLSELGKLKVNYQQLSQQNLTLKNTLNEHLFWVPNAASINKLWLTDVQRSTLWLVQQAQWEQLNEAWQEQNDYWSWWIILLVLCLVIQDLVTPKFNRLLTHYATYVGNVTQDKFIYTLKALICSIGYALIKPLPVVIAGWIFYQSDRNFVQAVGMGILAIGLVYLLYRLIFILALNKGVLVGHFKRPSKLIQAGQFRLKHFVLVVSPLLGLMGFTEVLDASLVRNSIGRGAFILFCIMLFLLYKDILILSRQNIDSQKDGKNKKLLQKMLWALLISVPLLSAGLAFRGYYFTAFQMLLQLQLSLILGLGFLLLYQLIKRWMLIERRRIAFDRAKAKRAERLAQREKGETHHPSNDGLDTYEEPVVDLETISSQSLGLVRSLLLLAFLASLIGLWTQTHTALFSFLDGITLWTTNTSINGLEQQLPITMKSLMFGLIIVGFSLMIATNLPGLLELMILQRLDLTPGTGFAITTVSRYLVVFLGLLIGFSNLGMEWSKLQWLIAALSLGLGFGLQEIFANFISGLIILFEKPVRIGDTVTIRDLTGTVSKIQIRATTIIDWDRKEIIIPNKAFITEQLINWSLSDPITRVIVYVAVARDSDPAKVEATLYQAVQECEDALPNPEPEVWFAGFGKHTQDYEVRAYAKDMSARWPLRHDLHKRITKKLKENNLELAYPQMEIHIKNGQNRDQVGIIRS
- a CDS encoding DMT family transporter, encoding MSAAKSSGLIELHLAVLMFGGTALFSKLIPLSALDITLLRCCVASVVLGLLVKFRRQHLTLASKQDYLVAIGLGVIVSLHWVTYFAAMQLSSVAIGMIAFFTYPVMTVIAEPLLTGHKIKPQDIASGVLVLIGVILLIPEANLGNDTTLGIAIGILSAMLFTARNLLQKRYFTQYSGPHAMFYQTLVAVVFLLPWHEADLNSIPLDVWGLIILLGVVFTAAPHALFTSALRHLSAKTVGLVSCLQPFYGAMLALVILGEELSLTTLIGGTIIVATAIFETHQSHQSQRQKKKH
- the asd gene encoding archaetidylserine decarboxylase (Phosphatidylserine decarboxylase is synthesized as a single chain precursor. Generation of the pyruvoyl active site from a Ser is coupled to cleavage of a Gly-Ser bond between the larger (beta) and smaller (alpha chains). It is an integral membrane protein.), which translates into the protein MDKVKIALQYMLPKHLLSRLVGKLAAAQAGALTTAAIKWFIKQYKIDMSEAAQSEPEAYTSFNDFFTRALKPGIRPINPNPQIMVHPVDGAVSQLGPIKDGRIFQAKGHHYSSLTLLGDQAEDAKRFEGGDFATIYLAPKDYHRIHMPIKGTLSKMTYVPGELFSVNPLTARHVPGLFARNERVVAIFETELGPLAMVLVGATIVASIETVWAGTITPPTGKQVFTWEYPTVGPDAITLDKGDEMGRFKLGSTVVMLFAKDAIDTFAEGVEAEAVTRMGQAFANLNGVKSAD
- the rsgA gene encoding small ribosomal subunit biogenesis GTPase RsgA; this translates as MSKKKPLSQGQLRRMRANHEKRLNRDNGEKNTPELQDSSLGAEQSGTVISRFGQHADIETEDGQIVRCNIRRTINSLVTGDKVVVRLAIESQANSGIAGIVEAVHPRRSSLTRPDLYDGVKIIASNIDQILIVSSVLPSFTTQIIDRYLVAAEDTDIPPIIVLNKIDLLNPDEALAIDEALQRYKDIGYPVYKVSSKLGEGIDTIKGLLKDKVSVFAGQSGVGKSSIINALLPDADLLVGDVSDNSGLGQHTTTTAKLLHLPSGGDLIDSPGVREFALWHLPAQRVGWCFIEFRDFLGGCKFRDCKHGDDPGCALKAAVNEGKISEDRFNNYHRIIASLDEQRHARHFRAAADE
- the orn gene encoding oligoribonuclease, which produces MAADANNLIWIDLEMTGLEPDVDRIIEIATLVTDQELNIIGQGPVIAIHQSDDVLAAMDDWNQKHHGESGLIDRVRASQDNEAQAIAKTIAFLEQYVPKGASPMCGNSVGQDRRFLNRYMRELEDYFHYRNLDVSTIKELVRRWSPETMAGFKKQGTHQALQDIQESIAELQYYRSKVFKI
- a CDS encoding NAD(P)H-hydrate dehydratase — encoded protein: MAQDLSRLPTALYTQQQIREAELLAVTEGESTFYGLVERAGRAAFECLVKHCAERGGIQSKTVSILVGSGNNGADALVCARLLLEAGISVCVMLLKTTGSDEFEQALTAYLNQGGTAQSIKTEDILQAEIIVDGLLGTGVQGSVREETAELIHAVNQSTAWVLSLDLPSGIIADTGTVAGVAVMADVTLCFGGIKQGLLTSKARHYSGFIEFADLGLTPFFRDCNALRVGREMLKGYFAARARDSHKGQSGKVTLIGGDIGMAGAIRLASEACLRAGAGLVTVISRPEHQLTVNVSRPELMFWGCDLVDMEVYLRLGWAQVIVLGPGLGKHDWGYNLFKAVGLSDKPCVLDADALNLLSNEPRRQTNWVLTPHPGEAARLLGCSVADIEQDRFAAVRAMQQKYGGVVLLKGAGTVIFDGKQMVVAPVGNPGLASGGCGDVLSGIIGALMAQGMDNMQATVVGVVVHGCAADLAAVQGERGMLASDLMPFIRQLVNSDLL